In Luteibacter mycovicinus, a genomic segment contains:
- a CDS encoding threonine ammonia-lyase encodes MTGPTFADVRDAAARIAPYALVTPVLRSDRIDALVGASIVFKCENLQRGGAFKFRGATNAVWSLGDEEAARGVVTHSSGNHGNALAMAARTRGIAAHVVVPEGAVKAKVDAIAAAGATIHRCAPTTAAREAAAAEIQARTGAELVHPYADPRVMAGQGTLLPELLRQAPGLDTILFPVGGGGLASGCSIAAHGIDPGIALFGAEPEGADDAARSLESGRRVGPFTPETVCDGLRTLIGEPNFHVLREHGVSVLRVTDGEAIDAMKLLWTELRIVVEVSSATVLAAMLRYPDRFAGRRVGVVLSGGNVDLDALPW; translated from the coding sequence GTGACAGGGCCGACCTTCGCGGATGTGCGTGATGCCGCCGCGCGTATCGCGCCGTATGCCCTCGTGACACCGGTGCTGCGCAGCGACCGCATCGACGCGCTGGTCGGTGCATCGATCGTGTTCAAGTGCGAAAACCTGCAGCGCGGCGGTGCGTTCAAGTTTCGTGGCGCCACGAACGCCGTCTGGTCACTCGGTGACGAGGAAGCCGCGCGCGGTGTGGTGACCCATTCGTCCGGCAACCACGGCAATGCGCTGGCGATGGCGGCACGTACCCGGGGCATTGCCGCCCACGTCGTCGTGCCTGAGGGCGCGGTGAAAGCCAAGGTGGATGCGATCGCCGCAGCGGGCGCGACCATTCACCGTTGCGCGCCGACGACCGCGGCGCGCGAAGCGGCGGCCGCCGAGATACAGGCGCGGACCGGCGCCGAACTGGTGCACCCGTATGCCGATCCGCGCGTGATGGCGGGTCAGGGAACGCTCCTGCCCGAACTGCTCCGTCAGGCACCTGGCCTCGACACCATCCTGTTTCCCGTCGGCGGTGGCGGTCTGGCTTCCGGATGTTCGATCGCCGCGCACGGCATCGATCCAGGCATCGCCTTGTTCGGTGCCGAACCGGAAGGTGCCGACGACGCGGCGCGTTCGCTCGAGAGCGGACGGCGGGTCGGGCCGTTCACCCCGGAGACGGTATGCGATGGCTTGCGCACGCTGATCGGCGAACCGAACTTTCATGTCCTTCGCGAGCATGGCGTCAGCGTGCTGCGCGTGACCGACGGTGAAGCGATCGACGCCATGAAGCTGCTGTGGACGGAGCTGCGCATCGTCGTCGAAGTATCGAGCGCCACGGTGCTCGCCGCCATGCTGCGTTATCCCGACCGTTTTGCCGGACGTCGTGTGGGCGTCGTGCTTAGCGGCGGCAATGTCGATCTCGACGCACTGCCCTGGTAG
- a CDS encoding DNA-3-methyladenine glycosylase I, with the protein MRCDWAERSEVERRFHDTEWGVPVYDDTRLFEHLTLHGARAGLALRLVLDKRENYRRAFHGFDIGRVAAMSDGELAALALDRGLIRHRLKLASVRGNARGCQRIVEDTGSLSAYLWDFVGGAPVIHAWQRACDVPCRSEASDRMSAALRQRGFRFAGTALCYALMQSTGMVNDHLARCECSRSERSLAP; encoded by the coding sequence ATGCGCTGCGACTGGGCGGAGCGAAGCGAGGTGGAGCGTCGGTTCCACGACACCGAGTGGGGCGTGCCGGTGTATGACGACACGCGCCTCTTCGAGCATCTGACGCTTCATGGCGCGCGCGCGGGCCTCGCCCTGCGTCTGGTGCTGGATAAGCGTGAGAATTACCGCCGCGCTTTCCATGGCTTCGACATCGGGCGGGTGGCCGCGATGAGCGACGGCGAGCTTGCGGCCCTCGCGCTCGACCGCGGACTGATACGACATCGCCTGAAGCTCGCATCCGTGCGCGGCAACGCGCGTGGATGCCAGCGTATTGTCGAGGACACCGGCTCGCTGTCGGCTTACCTGTGGGACTTTGTCGGCGGCGCGCCGGTGATTCATGCATGGCAGCGGGCGTGCGACGTCCCCTGTCGCAGTGAAGCGTCGGACCGGATGAGCGCCGCGTTGCGCCAGCGTGGGTTTCGCTTCGCGGGTACCGCGCTCTGCTACGCGCTGATGCAATCCACCGGCATGGTCAACGACCATCTGGCGCGGTGCGAGTGCTCGCGATCAGAACGGAGTCTTGCGCCGTGA
- the bioC gene encoding malonyl-ACP O-methyltransferase BioC, whose protein sequence is MSDFHFDRRQVRRNFGRAAGTYEKHDALQREVQSTLVERLEIFEQVPEVVLDVGAGTGRGSAALKKRYPKAQVIAVDLALPMLKQAKQHASWLKPFGRVVADAYTLPVPDRSVDILFSNLCFQWCEDLSRLFAECARVLKPGGLLTFSTFGPDTLTELRAAWAEADQRAHVARFLDMHDVGDAMLAQGLKDPVLFAERYTLTYPTPRAVLDELKGLGANNADADRARGLTGKQHYKRMIDAYEAMRSDGVIPSTWEVVTAHAWGPPAGQSRREGGGEIASFPIENLRGSRRKTPF, encoded by the coding sequence ATGAGCGACTTCCATTTCGATCGACGCCAGGTCCGACGTAACTTCGGCCGTGCCGCGGGCACCTACGAAAAACACGACGCGCTACAGCGCGAAGTGCAGTCGACACTGGTCGAGCGCCTTGAGATCTTCGAACAGGTGCCCGAGGTCGTACTCGACGTGGGCGCCGGAACGGGACGCGGCAGCGCCGCCCTGAAGAAGCGTTATCCGAAGGCCCAGGTGATCGCGGTCGACCTCGCGCTGCCGATGCTGAAGCAGGCGAAGCAGCATGCCAGCTGGCTGAAACCGTTCGGCCGCGTCGTCGCCGATGCGTACACACTGCCGGTGCCGGATCGGAGCGTCGATATCCTCTTCTCCAATCTCTGTTTTCAGTGGTGCGAGGACCTGTCGCGACTTTTCGCCGAGTGCGCGCGCGTGCTCAAACCCGGTGGCCTGCTCACCTTCTCGACGTTTGGCCCGGACACGCTGACCGAATTGCGTGCCGCCTGGGCCGAAGCCGATCAGCGCGCCCACGTGGCACGCTTTCTCGACATGCACGATGTCGGTGACGCGATGCTCGCGCAGGGACTGAAGGACCCGGTGCTGTTCGCCGAGCGCTACACCCTGACGTACCCGACGCCGCGCGCCGTACTCGACGAGCTGAAGGGCCTGGGTGCCAACAACGCCGATGCCGACCGTGCGCGCGGCCTCACCGGCAAACAGCACTACAAGCGCATGATCGACGCGTACGAAGCCATGCGAAGCGACGGCGTCATTCCGTCGACCTGGGAAGTCGTCACCGCGCACGCATGGGGTCCGCCCGCGGGTCAGTCGCGCCGCGAAGGCGGTGGTGAGATCGCAAGCTTCCCCATCGAGAACCTGCGTGGCTCACGGCGCAAGACTCCGTTCTGA
- the bioH gene encoding pimeloyl-ACP methyl ester esterase BioH has protein sequence MTGLHIETHGTGPTPLVMIHGWAMHGGILAPLIEALADRFTMYVVDLPGHGYSRDSDIPLEPLACARAIAEVTPPAVWLGWSMGGLVALVAALDLPDHVRAVVPMCSTPCFVKDENWPHGNDAAMVRKLAADLDADYRATVERFIALEAMGSADPRAEARRLKDEAFSRGEPDPRVLMEGLRLLEATDLRPRLHEIARPSLWIAGRRDRIVHPDTMRWSAQAAGGRFEEIAHAGHAPFIGHAAAVAEVLTQFTDANP, from the coding sequence ATGACCGGCCTGCATATCGAGACGCATGGTACCGGCCCGACGCCGCTGGTGATGATCCATGGCTGGGCCATGCACGGCGGCATCCTCGCGCCACTGATCGAAGCGCTTGCCGACCGTTTCACGATGTATGTCGTGGATCTGCCGGGCCACGGTTATTCCCGCGACTCCGACATCCCGCTCGAGCCGCTGGCATGCGCGCGCGCCATCGCCGAAGTCACCCCGCCCGCCGTGTGGCTGGGCTGGTCGATGGGCGGACTGGTCGCGCTCGTGGCGGCACTCGACCTGCCTGACCACGTCCGCGCTGTGGTGCCGATGTGCTCCACGCCGTGCTTCGTGAAAGACGAGAACTGGCCGCATGGCAACGATGCAGCGATGGTGCGGAAGCTGGCGGCGGACCTCGATGCGGACTACCGCGCGACGGTCGAACGCTTCATCGCACTCGAAGCCATGGGTAGCGCCGACCCGCGCGCGGAGGCGCGACGCCTGAAGGACGAGGCGTTCTCGCGCGGCGAGCCCGATCCGCGCGTGCTGATGGAAGGCCTGCGACTCCTCGAGGCCACCGACCTGCGACCGCGCCTGCACGAGATCGCTCGCCCGAGCCTCTGGATAGCCGGTCGTCGCGACCGCATCGTCCATCCCGACACGATGCGCTGGTCCGCGCAAGCGGCCGGTGGACGGTTCGAAGAAATCGCCCATGCCGGGCACGCCCCCTTTATCGGACACGCCGCCGCCGTGGCGGAAGTCCTCACGCAGTTCACCGACGCGAATCCATGA
- a CDS encoding sulfurtransferase produces the protein MDDRTPHAMPMSILNISAYKFVALDDLDDLRAHFVARCDALALKGTILLAPEGINLFLAARREAIASFMAWLHEDARFADIAPKESLSDHVPFSRMRVRLKKEIITMRAPAIRPGAGRAPHVLPTDLRRWLDQGHDDDGREVVLVDTRNDYEVAAGTFENTVEYGIASFTAFPDAVAADRARFDGKTVVSFCTGGIRCEKAAIHMAGIGIDRVFQLEGGILKYFEEVGGAHWRGDCFVFDDRGAVDPGLAPSTAA, from the coding sequence ATGGACGACCGCACGCCCCACGCCATGCCCATGTCGATCCTCAATATTTCCGCCTACAAGTTCGTCGCCCTGGACGACCTGGACGACCTGCGCGCGCACTTTGTCGCACGCTGCGACGCCCTGGCGCTGAAGGGCACGATCCTGCTGGCGCCGGAAGGGATCAACCTGTTTCTGGCCGCGCGGCGTGAGGCCATCGCGTCGTTCATGGCCTGGCTGCACGAGGACGCCCGCTTCGCGGATATCGCACCGAAGGAGAGCCTCTCGGACCACGTGCCGTTCAGCCGCATGCGCGTACGCCTGAAGAAGGAAATCATCACCATGCGCGCGCCTGCGATCCGCCCCGGGGCGGGCCGCGCGCCGCATGTCCTGCCGACCGATCTGCGCCGCTGGCTCGATCAGGGCCATGACGATGACGGCCGTGAAGTGGTGCTGGTCGATACGCGCAACGATTACGAAGTGGCGGCCGGCACGTTCGAGAACACGGTGGAGTACGGCATCGCCAGCTTCACGGCGTTTCCCGACGCCGTCGCCGCCGACCGCGCGCGCTTCGATGGCAAGACGGTGGTGTCGTTCTGCACGGGCGGCATCCGCTGCGAGAAGGCGGCCATCCACATGGCGGGGATCGGTATCGATCGCGTCTTCCAGCTCGAAGGCGGCATTCTCAAATACTTCGAGGAAGTCGGAGGCGCGCACTGGCGCGGCGACTGCTTCGTCTTCGACGATCGCGGCGCGGTCGACCCGGGCCTGGCGCCGAGCACCGCGGCATGA
- the bioF gene encoding 8-amino-7-oxononanoate synthase: MNRPGLLVRLEAARAAREQTGLLRRARTCESLGGARRMIDGRVLIDFCGNDYLGLAGHRDLIAAMSRSAFAEGVGTGAAHLVSGHRGEHAALEEELADWTGRERAVLFSTGVMANLGALQALLGAGAMPSPGKPAALCVQDRLNHASLLDGAHLAGAELRRYLHGDAQAAARQLDTRPDLPALVATDGVFSMDGDIAPLAELARVCHARQATLYVDDAHGLGVLGPEGAGSVAAAGLDASAVPVLMGTLGKALGSAGAFVAGDAAVIEAIVQFARSYIYTTAMPAALAASTRAALRLVRKDPEGRRERLRENIARFRAGAAQIGLSLMPSPTAIQPLLIGGADDAMAAARALEAAGFLVVAIRPPTVPRGAARLRITLSATHTPDRIDGLLGALAALPRPRQDVAV, from the coding sequence GTGAACCGGCCGGGCCTCCTCGTCCGACTGGAGGCCGCGCGCGCGGCGCGCGAGCAGACCGGCCTGCTGCGACGCGCGCGAACCTGCGAAAGCCTGGGCGGCGCCCGTCGCATGATCGACGGGCGCGTGCTCATCGACTTCTGTGGCAACGACTATCTCGGGCTGGCCGGACATCGCGACCTGATCGCCGCGATGTCCCGCAGCGCCTTCGCTGAAGGCGTCGGCACCGGAGCCGCGCACCTCGTCTCGGGGCATCGCGGCGAACATGCGGCGCTGGAAGAGGAACTGGCCGACTGGACGGGCCGCGAACGCGCCGTGCTCTTCTCGACCGGCGTCATGGCCAACCTCGGCGCCCTGCAGGCCCTGCTCGGAGCCGGCGCGATGCCCTCGCCGGGCAAACCGGCGGCCCTCTGCGTCCAGGACCGCCTCAACCACGCCAGCCTGCTGGACGGCGCCCATCTCGCCGGCGCCGAGCTGCGCCGCTATCTCCATGGCGACGCGCAGGCCGCCGCACGGCAACTCGATACACGCCCGGACCTGCCCGCCCTCGTGGCGACCGATGGCGTGTTCAGCATGGACGGCGATATCGCCCCGCTGGCCGAACTGGCCCGGGTCTGCCACGCGCGCCAGGCCACGCTTTATGTGGATGACGCGCACGGCCTGGGCGTGCTCGGCCCGGAGGGCGCGGGCTCGGTGGCGGCGGCGGGGCTCGATGCGAGCGCGGTGCCCGTCCTGATGGGCACGCTGGGAAAGGCCCTCGGCAGCGCCGGGGCTTTCGTCGCCGGCGACGCCGCGGTCATCGAGGCGATCGTTCAGTTCGCCCGGTCTTACATCTACACGACGGCGATGCCCGCGGCGCTCGCGGCCAGCACGCGAGCCGCACTGCGACTGGTCCGCAAGGATCCGGAAGGCCGGCGCGAGCGCCTCCGGGAGAACATCGCCCGTTTCCGGGCGGGAGCGGCCCAGATCGGGCTGTCGCTCATGCCCTCCCCCACGGCGATCCAGCCCCTGCTGATCGGCGGGGCGGACGACGCGATGGCCGCCGCGCGCGCGCTCGAGGCCGCCGGCTTCCTCGTGGTGGCGATTCGCCCGCCGACGGTGCCTCGCGGAGCGGCGCGCCTGCGCATCACGCTATCCGCGACACATACGCCCGACCGCATCGACGGCTTGCTGGGCGCCCTGGCGGCGCTGCCCCGCCCCCGGCAGGACGTGGCCGTATAA
- the bioB gene encoding biotin synthase BioB produces the protein MTAALRHDWSREEVEHLFALPFNDLLFQAQSVHRAYHDPNAVQVSTLLSIKTGGCPEDCAYCPQAARYATGVKAEKLMSVEAVVARAQAAKDAGASRFCMGAAWRSPKDRDVAKVAEIVGAVKALGLQTCATLGMLTQPQADTLKSAGLDFYNHNLDTSPDFYGEIIHTREYQDRLDTLEHVRHAGMKTCCGGIVGMGESRAQRAGLLMTLANLPEHPESVPINRLVQVAGTPLAGTEALDPFEFVRSIAVARILMPASVVRLSAGRESMDDALQALCFAAGANSIFYGEKLLTTGNPDVEHDRRLFERLGLKPMEVEIEPGTVHADIVERADAA, from the coding sequence CCCGCGAAGAGGTCGAGCACCTTTTCGCCCTGCCGTTCAACGACCTGCTCTTCCAGGCGCAGAGCGTGCACCGTGCGTATCACGACCCCAACGCCGTGCAGGTTTCGACCCTGCTCTCCATCAAGACGGGCGGCTGCCCCGAGGATTGCGCCTACTGTCCGCAGGCGGCGCGCTACGCCACCGGCGTCAAGGCCGAGAAGCTGATGAGCGTCGAGGCCGTCGTCGCCAGGGCGCAGGCCGCCAAGGATGCGGGGGCCAGCCGCTTCTGCATGGGCGCCGCGTGGCGCTCGCCGAAGGATCGGGATGTGGCCAAAGTCGCCGAAATCGTCGGCGCGGTGAAGGCCCTGGGCCTGCAGACCTGCGCCACGCTGGGCATGCTGACCCAGCCGCAGGCCGATACGCTGAAGTCCGCCGGCCTCGATTTCTACAACCACAACCTGGACACGTCGCCGGACTTCTACGGCGAAATCATCCACACCCGCGAGTACCAGGACCGCCTGGACACGCTGGAGCATGTGCGCCACGCCGGTATGAAGACCTGCTGCGGCGGTATCGTCGGCATGGGTGAATCGCGCGCCCAGCGCGCCGGCCTGCTGATGACCCTGGCGAACCTGCCCGAACATCCGGAGTCCGTGCCGATCAATCGCCTGGTGCAGGTCGCCGGTACGCCGCTGGCGGGCACCGAGGCACTGGATCCGTTCGAGTTCGTGCGCAGCATCGCCGTCGCCCGCATCCTCATGCCGGCCTCGGTCGTCCGCCTCTCGGCCGGCCGTGAGTCGATGGACGACGCTCTGCAGGCACTGTGCTTCGCCGCGGGCGCCAATTCGATCTTCTATGGCGAGAAATTGCTGACGACCGGCAATCCCGATGTGGAGCACGACCGTCGCCTGTTCGAGCGCCTCGGTCTGAAACCGATGGAGGTCGAGATCGAGCCGGGCACCGTGCACGCGGACATCGTCGAACGCGCCGACGCGGCGTGA